The Arachis hypogaea cultivar Tifrunner chromosome 14, arahy.Tifrunner.gnm2.J5K5, whole genome shotgun sequence genome has a segment encoding these proteins:
- the LOC112743883 gene encoding pentatricopeptide repeat-containing protein At1g56690, mitochondrial isoform X2: MLSHTLRHATSRYRRRFFPTIIMQLFRTHCTATTNLISHFARTGQISHAHKVFDQIPQPQRTTASWNALISGYFQTRQPHLALQLFDQMPQRNTVSFNTLISGFIKNRMIVESRRVFDTMPDRNVVSWTSMVRGYVQMGMLEEAEALFWQMPDKNVVSWTVMLGGLLQSGRFEDARDMFDMMPVKDVVAYTIMVGGYCEEGRLDEARALFDEMPKRNVVTWTSMVAGYARNGRVDVARKLFEVMPERNEVSWTAMLMGYTRSGRMREACEIFKAMPGKPVIACNEMILGFGLDGDLDKARCVFEQMKERDEGTWSAMIKVYERKGLASLDHGRQVHAQLVRSKFDQDLYVASVLITMYVKCGDLVKGKQIFDRFPLKDVVMWNSMITGYSQHGLAEETLDVFCDMCFLGVPPDDVTFVGVLTACSYSGMVDQGIEFFESMKYKYQVEPGIEHYACMVDLLGRAGKVNEAMKLIEKMPMEPDAIVWGSLLGACRTHMKLDLAEVAVEKLAQLEPKNAGPYVLLSHMYATKGRWRDVEVLRGKIKARSVIKLPGCSWIEVEKKVHMFTGGDSKGHPEQPVIMKMLEKLGGLLREAGYCPDGSFVLHDVDEEEKTHSLGYHSEKLAVAYGLLKVPNGMPIRVIKNLRVCGDCHSAIKLIAKVTGREIILRDANRFHHFKDGYCSCKDYW, encoded by the exons ATGTTGAGTCACACTCTTCGCCATGCAACCTCACGTTATCGACGACGCTTCTTCCCCACCATCATCATGCAACTCTTTAGAACACACTGCACCGCCACCACCAACCTCATCTCCCACTTCGCACGCACCGGTCAAATCTCCCACGCCCACAAGGTGTTCGACCAAATTCCCCAACCGCAACGAACTACTGCTTCCTGGAACGCCCTCATATCCGGTTACTTCCAAACCCGCCAACCCCACTTGGCCCTCCAACTGTTCGACCAAATGCCCCAACGGAACACTGTGTCCTTTAACACCTTAATTTCCGGGTTCATAAAGAACAGGATGATTGTTGAATCCAGGAGAGTTTTTGACACAATGCCAGACCGGAATGTGGTTTCGTGGACTTCGATGGTCCGTGGTTATGTTCAAATGGGTATGCTTGAAGAGGCTGAAGCATTGTTTTGGCAGATGCCAGATAAGAATGTGGTGTCTTGGACTGTGATGCTTGGTGGGTTGTTGCAGAGTGGGCGTTTTGAGGATGCACGTGACATGTTTGATATGATGCCCGTTAAGGATGTTGTGGCATATACGATTATGGTTGGTGGATACTGTGAAGAGGGGCGTCTGGATGAAGCGAGGGCATTGTTTGATGAGATGCCGAAGAGGAATGTGGTGACTTGGACTAGCATGGTTGCCGGGTATGCGAGAAATGGGCGTGTGGATGTTGCAAGGAAATTGTTTGAGGTGATGCCCGAGAGGAATGAGGTGTCATGGACGGCAATGCTTATGGGGTATACTAGGAGTGGGAGGATGAGGGAGGCTTGTGAGATTTTCAAGGCAATGCCGGGGAAGCCTGTTATTGCATGTAATGAGATGATCTTGGGATTTGGACTTGATGGGGATCTGGATAAGGCAAGATGTGTGTTTGAGCAAATGAAGGAGAGGGATGAGGGGACTTGGAGTGCCATGATCAAGGTTTATGAAAGGAAAGG CTTAGCAAGTCTTGATCATGGGAGACAGGTTCATGCCCAGTTGGTGAGATCTAAGTTTGATCAAGATTTGTATGTTGCCTCAGTGTTGATCACAATGTATGTTAAGTGTGGTGATCTTGTGAAAGGAAAACAGATTTTTGACAGATTTCCTTTGAAAGATGTAGTTATGTGGAATTCTATGATCACAGGTTATTCCCAGCATGGTTTGGCAGAGGAAACTTTAGATGTCTTCTGTGACATGTGCTTCTTGGGAGTTCCACCAGATGATGTTACCTTTGTTGGAGTTCTTACAGCTTGTAGCTACAGTGGCATGGTAGATCAAGGGATTGAATTTTTTGAGTCAATGAAATACAAATATCAAGTGGAACCAGGAATCGAACACTATGCTTGCATGGTTGATTTGCTGGGTCGAGCAGGCAAGGTAAATGAAGCAATGAAACTAATAGAAAAGATGCCAATGGAACCAGATGCTATTGTTTGGGGTTCACTGTTAGGTGCATGCAGAACCCACATGAAGCTGGATTTGGCTGAAGTCGCAGTGGAGAAGCTTGCTCAGCTAGAGCCCAAAAATGCTGGGCCGTATGTCCTGCTCTCGCATATGTATGCCACCAAAGGAAGATGGAGGGATGTTGAAGTCCTTAGGGGAAAAATAAAAGCCAGGAGTGTTATCAAATTGCCTGGCTGCAGTTGGATTGAGGTGGAGAAGAAGGTACATATGTTCACAGGAGGAGACAGCAAGGGCCACCCCGAACAGCCAGTTATTATGAAAATGTTGGAGAAGTTAGGTGGATTGTTAAGGGAAGCCGGGTACTGTCCGGATGGTAGCTTTGTGCTACATGATGTGGATGAGGAAGAGAAGACACATAGCTTGGGTTATCATAGTGAAAAACTAGCTGTAGCATATGGTCTCCTAAAAGTGCCTAATGGGATGCCAATTAGAGTCATAAAAAATTTGCGGGTTTGTGGCGATTGCCATTCTGCAATCAAATTGATTGCTAAAGTCACTGGAAGAGAAATTATTTTGAGGGATGCTAATAGATTTCACCATTTTAAGGATGGTTACTGTTCTTGCAAGGATTATTGGTGA
- the LOC112743883 gene encoding pentatricopeptide repeat-containing protein At1g56690, mitochondrial isoform X1: MLSHTLRHATSRYRRRFFPTIIMQLFRTHCTATTNLISHFARTGQISHAHKVFDQIPQPQRTTASWNALISGYFQTRQPHLALQLFDQMPQRNTVSFNTLISGFIKNRMIVESRRVFDTMPDRNVVSWTSMVRGYVQMGMLEEAEALFWQMPDKNVVSWTVMLGGLLQSGRFEDARDMFDMMPVKDVVAYTIMVGGYCEEGRLDEARALFDEMPKRNVVTWTSMVAGYARNGRVDVARKLFEVMPERNEVSWTAMLMGYTRSGRMREACEIFKAMPGKPVIACNEMILGFGLDGDLDKARCVFEQMKERDEGTWSAMIKVYERKGYELEALDLFARMQREGVALNFPSLISVLSVCTSLASLDHGRQVHAQLVRSKFDQDLYVASVLITMYVKCGDLVKGKQIFDRFPLKDVVMWNSMITGYSQHGLAEETLDVFCDMCFLGVPPDDVTFVGVLTACSYSGMVDQGIEFFESMKYKYQVEPGIEHYACMVDLLGRAGKVNEAMKLIEKMPMEPDAIVWGSLLGACRTHMKLDLAEVAVEKLAQLEPKNAGPYVLLSHMYATKGRWRDVEVLRGKIKARSVIKLPGCSWIEVEKKVHMFTGGDSKGHPEQPVIMKMLEKLGGLLREAGYCPDGSFVLHDVDEEEKTHSLGYHSEKLAVAYGLLKVPNGMPIRVIKNLRVCGDCHSAIKLIAKVTGREIILRDANRFHHFKDGYCSCKDYW; the protein is encoded by the coding sequence ATGTTGAGTCACACTCTTCGCCATGCAACCTCACGTTATCGACGACGCTTCTTCCCCACCATCATCATGCAACTCTTTAGAACACACTGCACCGCCACCACCAACCTCATCTCCCACTTCGCACGCACCGGTCAAATCTCCCACGCCCACAAGGTGTTCGACCAAATTCCCCAACCGCAACGAACTACTGCTTCCTGGAACGCCCTCATATCCGGTTACTTCCAAACCCGCCAACCCCACTTGGCCCTCCAACTGTTCGACCAAATGCCCCAACGGAACACTGTGTCCTTTAACACCTTAATTTCCGGGTTCATAAAGAACAGGATGATTGTTGAATCCAGGAGAGTTTTTGACACAATGCCAGACCGGAATGTGGTTTCGTGGACTTCGATGGTCCGTGGTTATGTTCAAATGGGTATGCTTGAAGAGGCTGAAGCATTGTTTTGGCAGATGCCAGATAAGAATGTGGTGTCTTGGACTGTGATGCTTGGTGGGTTGTTGCAGAGTGGGCGTTTTGAGGATGCACGTGACATGTTTGATATGATGCCCGTTAAGGATGTTGTGGCATATACGATTATGGTTGGTGGATACTGTGAAGAGGGGCGTCTGGATGAAGCGAGGGCATTGTTTGATGAGATGCCGAAGAGGAATGTGGTGACTTGGACTAGCATGGTTGCCGGGTATGCGAGAAATGGGCGTGTGGATGTTGCAAGGAAATTGTTTGAGGTGATGCCCGAGAGGAATGAGGTGTCATGGACGGCAATGCTTATGGGGTATACTAGGAGTGGGAGGATGAGGGAGGCTTGTGAGATTTTCAAGGCAATGCCGGGGAAGCCTGTTATTGCATGTAATGAGATGATCTTGGGATTTGGACTTGATGGGGATCTGGATAAGGCAAGATGTGTGTTTGAGCAAATGAAGGAGAGGGATGAGGGGACTTGGAGTGCCATGATCAAGGTTTATGAAAGGAAAGGGTATGAGTTAGAAGCATTAGATTTGTTTGCTAGGATGCAGAGAGAAGGTGTCGCATTGAATTTTCCCTCATTAATCAGTGTTCTTTCTGTGTGTACCAGCTTAGCAAGTCTTGATCATGGGAGACAGGTTCATGCCCAGTTGGTGAGATCTAAGTTTGATCAAGATTTGTATGTTGCCTCAGTGTTGATCACAATGTATGTTAAGTGTGGTGATCTTGTGAAAGGAAAACAGATTTTTGACAGATTTCCTTTGAAAGATGTAGTTATGTGGAATTCTATGATCACAGGTTATTCCCAGCATGGTTTGGCAGAGGAAACTTTAGATGTCTTCTGTGACATGTGCTTCTTGGGAGTTCCACCAGATGATGTTACCTTTGTTGGAGTTCTTACAGCTTGTAGCTACAGTGGCATGGTAGATCAAGGGATTGAATTTTTTGAGTCAATGAAATACAAATATCAAGTGGAACCAGGAATCGAACACTATGCTTGCATGGTTGATTTGCTGGGTCGAGCAGGCAAGGTAAATGAAGCAATGAAACTAATAGAAAAGATGCCAATGGAACCAGATGCTATTGTTTGGGGTTCACTGTTAGGTGCATGCAGAACCCACATGAAGCTGGATTTGGCTGAAGTCGCAGTGGAGAAGCTTGCTCAGCTAGAGCCCAAAAATGCTGGGCCGTATGTCCTGCTCTCGCATATGTATGCCACCAAAGGAAGATGGAGGGATGTTGAAGTCCTTAGGGGAAAAATAAAAGCCAGGAGTGTTATCAAATTGCCTGGCTGCAGTTGGATTGAGGTGGAGAAGAAGGTACATATGTTCACAGGAGGAGACAGCAAGGGCCACCCCGAACAGCCAGTTATTATGAAAATGTTGGAGAAGTTAGGTGGATTGTTAAGGGAAGCCGGGTACTGTCCGGATGGTAGCTTTGTGCTACATGATGTGGATGAGGAAGAGAAGACACATAGCTTGGGTTATCATAGTGAAAAACTAGCTGTAGCATATGGTCTCCTAAAAGTGCCTAATGGGATGCCAATTAGAGTCATAAAAAATTTGCGGGTTTGTGGCGATTGCCATTCTGCAATCAAATTGATTGCTAAAGTCACTGGAAGAGAAATTATTTTGAGGGATGCTAATAGATTTCACCATTTTAAGGATGGTTACTGTTCTTGCAAGGATTATTGGTGA